A window of the Nitrospiraceae bacterium genome harbors these coding sequences:
- a CDS encoding 2-isopropylmalate synthase: protein MTRMIRIFDTTLRDGEQSPGASMNVEEKLMVAKQLARLGVDIIEAGFAYSSPGDFEAVRRIAHEVDGPTVCSLARARPEDITRAYEALKGAPRVRIHTFLSTSDIHLKHQFRMTRDEAKKRAVEMVQLARTYVDDVEFSPMDASRSDPTYLYEVIEAVIAAGAGTVNIPDTVGYTIPQEFGKLIRGIRERVPNSRQAIISVHCHNDLGLAVANSLAAVIEGAGQVECTINGIGERAGNTSLEEVVMGLRTRKDLYQADTKVNTEEISKTSRLVSKITGMVVQPNKAIVGANAFAHTSGIHQDGLLKDKTTYEIMRPESIGLEQNKLVMGKLSGRHAFRQRLEELGYKLSEEEINHAFERFKKLADHKKEIYEEDLEVIVSEEVAKMSERVVLKSFQVESGTNKTPKATVELEIDGKTVTHTGTGDGPVDAVYRTIAAMTHTKSKLLMFGVNAITGGTDAQGEVSVRVEEDGRTVTGHGADTDIITASAKAYLNALNKLAYHASKQAEGVQKVSLI, encoded by the coding sequence ATGACGAGGATGATCAGAATTTTCGATACGACGTTGCGCGATGGCGAGCAATCGCCGGGGGCCAGTATGAACGTCGAAGAGAAACTCATGGTCGCCAAGCAACTGGCTCGCCTGGGGGTCGATATCATCGAGGCTGGGTTTGCATACAGCTCGCCCGGCGATTTCGAGGCTGTACGGCGGATCGCGCATGAGGTGGATGGGCCGACTGTCTGCAGTTTGGCCCGTGCGCGACCGGAGGACATCACGAGGGCCTACGAAGCGTTGAAAGGCGCGCCGAGGGTCAGGATCCATACGTTCCTGTCGACGTCGGACATCCATCTGAAGCATCAGTTTCGCATGACGCGGGACGAGGCCAAGAAGCGGGCGGTAGAGATGGTGCAGCTGGCTCGTACGTACGTCGACGACGTCGAGTTCTCGCCGATGGATGCCAGCCGGTCGGATCCGACCTACCTCTATGAGGTCATCGAGGCGGTCATTGCGGCGGGGGCTGGGACCGTCAACATTCCGGACACGGTCGGTTACACAATTCCGCAGGAGTTCGGTAAATTAATCCGCGGTATCCGGGAGCGGGTCCCGAACAGCAGGCAGGCGATCATTTCCGTCCATTGCCACAATGATTTGGGGTTGGCCGTGGCGAACAGTCTGGCTGCCGTGATCGAGGGGGCTGGGCAGGTGGAATGTACGATCAACGGGATCGGAGAGCGCGCGGGAAATACATCATTAGAAGAAGTGGTGATGGGATTGCGAACGCGCAAGGACCTCTACCAGGCCGATACCAAGGTCAATACCGAGGAAATTTCCAAGACGAGCCGTCTCGTGAGCAAGATTACCGGGATGGTCGTTCAGCCGAACAAGGCGATTGTCGGAGCCAATGCGTTCGCCCATACCTCGGGCATCCACCAGGATGGGTTGCTGAAGGACAAGACCACCTACGAGATCATGCGGCCCGAATCGATCGGTCTCGAACAGAACAAGTTGGTCATGGGCAAACTCTCCGGTCGCCATGCCTTCCGGCAACGTTTGGAGGAACTCGGTTACAAGTTGTCGGAGGAGGAGATCAATCACGCGTTCGAGCGGTTCAAGAAGTTGGCGGACCATAAAAAGGAGATCTACGAAGAAGATCTCGAAGTCATCGTGTCCGAAGAAGTGGCCAAGATGTCGGAGCGTGTCGTCTTGAAATCGTTTCAGGTCGAAAGCGGAACCAACAAGACGCCGAAGGCCACGGTAGAGTTGGAGATCGACGGCAAGACCGTGACGCACACCGGCACGGGGGATGGACCGGTCGATGCCGTCTACCGAACGATCGCCGCGATGACCCATACCAAGAGCAAACTGCTGATGTTCGGGGTCAACGCCATCACCGGCGGAACCGATGCCCAGGGCGAGGTCTCAGTGCGGGTCGAGGAAGATGGCCGAACCGTGACCGGACACGGGGCCGATACCGACATCATTACCGCTTCGGCCAAGGCCTATCTGAATGCATTGAATAAGCTGGCCTACCATGCGTCCAAACAGGCTGAGGGCGTGCAGAAGGTCAGCTTGATTTGA
- a CDS encoding cupin domain-containing protein: MLHTHLRQCPEFLAGDHTRLRELLHPSKAPLKLGYSLAHGFVDPGKASLWHRLTSSEVYYFISGCGTMQVNEESVKVEAGSVVYVPPGANQSLVNEGTDPVEFLCLVDPAWTPEQETVL, translated from the coding sequence ATGCTGCACACGCATCTACGACAGTGTCCGGAATTCTTGGCCGGCGATCACACGAGGCTGCGGGAATTGCTGCATCCGTCGAAGGCGCCGCTCAAGTTGGGGTACAGTCTGGCGCACGGGTTCGTCGATCCGGGCAAGGCGTCGCTGTGGCATCGCTTGACCTCGTCCGAGGTGTACTACTTCATCTCTGGGTGCGGCACGATGCAGGTGAACGAGGAATCAGTGAAGGTCGAGGCCGGCTCGGTCGTCTACGTGCCGCCCGGCGCGAACCAGTCGCTTGTGAACGAAGGAACCGACCCGGTCGAGTTTCTCTGCCTGGTGGATCCCGCCTGGACTCCGGAACAAGAAACGGTGCTTTGA
- the leuB gene encoding 3-isopropylmalate dehydrogenase has product MKAKIAVLAGDGVGREIVPEAVKILKAVAERYHHTFEFTAADVGGQAIDKVGVPLPQDTLAVAKQSDAVLLGAVGGPKWEGLEYSLRPERALLGLREQLGLYANLRPAKLYPGLADASTLRREVIDGIDMLVVRELTGGIYFGKPKGIEKLPGGGERGINTEVYTTEEIRRIAVVAFDAARKRKKKLTSVDKANVLESSELWRRVVCEVHKDYPDVALSHIYVDNCAMQLVRNPRQFDVLLCNNMFGDILSDEAAMLTGSIGMLPSASVGAKVGLFEPIHGSAPDIAGKNIANPIATIASGAMMLSYAFQLDKEAAAIEQAIVKTLDLGYRTKDIHAEGMKLLGTTEMGDAILRNLV; this is encoded by the coding sequence GTGAAAGCGAAGATCGCGGTATTGGCGGGTGATGGCGTCGGGCGAGAAATCGTGCCGGAGGCGGTAAAGATTCTCAAGGCGGTGGCGGAGCGCTACCACCATACGTTCGAGTTCACGGCGGCCGATGTCGGAGGCCAGGCCATCGATAAGGTCGGGGTCCCCCTTCCCCAGGATACGCTGGCGGTTGCCAAACAGAGTGATGCCGTGTTGCTGGGAGCAGTCGGCGGGCCTAAGTGGGAGGGGCTGGAATATAGTCTACGCCCGGAACGGGCTCTGCTCGGTCTGCGCGAGCAGCTCGGCCTCTATGCCAATCTTCGCCCGGCGAAACTCTATCCGGGACTGGCCGATGCCTCCACCTTACGCCGGGAGGTTATCGATGGGATCGACATGCTCGTCGTGCGTGAACTCACGGGCGGCATTTATTTCGGCAAGCCCAAAGGCATAGAGAAACTGCCGGGTGGCGGAGAGCGCGGCATCAACACCGAAGTCTATACGACGGAGGAAATCAGGCGGATCGCGGTGGTGGCGTTCGACGCAGCTCGGAAGCGGAAAAAGAAGCTTACCTCGGTCGATAAGGCCAATGTGCTGGAATCCTCGGAACTCTGGCGGCGCGTGGTCTGCGAGGTGCATAAGGATTATCCTGATGTGGCGTTGAGTCACATCTACGTCGACAATTGCGCGATGCAACTGGTCCGGAACCCACGGCAGTTCGACGTGTTGTTGTGCAACAACATGTTTGGAGACATTTTGAGCGATGAGGCGGCGATGCTGACCGGTTCGATCGGCATGCTCCCGTCGGCGAGCGTCGGAGCAAAGGTCGGCCTGTTCGAGCCGATTCACGGGAGTGCTCCGGACATTGCGGGGAAGAACATCGCCAATCCTATTGCGACGATTGCGTCCGGCGCCATGATGTTGTCCTATGCCTTCCAACTCGACAAGGAAGCAGCCGCGATCGAGCAAGCCATCGTGAAGACGCTGGATCTCGGCTACCGCACGAAGGACATCCATGCCGAGGGCATGAAACTGCTCGGGACAACGGAGATGGGAGACGCGATTCTTCGGAATCTGGTCTGA
- a CDS encoding aspartate-semialdehyde dehydrogenase, whose product MLKKKKAYTVAIIGATGAVGKESLEILEERKFPIESLRLFASKRSAGESLSCQGKSYKVEELTEKSSFAGVDLAFVSATDAISRDYGAKLGAAGVSVIDDSAVFRMDPDVPLVVPEVNAAALGAMKKGIVAIPNCTTTPLVMALKPLQDAVGVKRVVVTTFQSVSGTGAAAMDELVDQTKALMTFQDVKVQVYPYQIAFNLLPHIGSFGEGGDCSEEVKIVRETRKILDAPKLRVTATTVRVPVLRCHSEAINVELERPLKPNDARAALAAMPGVIVYDDPTKKLYPMPFEVSGKDEVYIGRVREDESVTNGLNLWVVSDNLRKGAALNAVQIAECLIQ is encoded by the coding sequence ATGTTGAAAAAGAAAAAGGCCTACACGGTGGCGATCATCGGAGCCACGGGGGCTGTGGGGAAGGAAAGCCTGGAGATTCTGGAGGAACGGAAGTTTCCGATCGAATCGCTCAGGCTGTTTGCGTCAAAACGATCGGCTGGGGAGTCCCTGTCGTGCCAGGGCAAGAGCTACAAGGTTGAGGAACTGACCGAGAAGTCGTCCTTCGCCGGAGTGGATCTGGCTTTTGTATCCGCAACGGATGCCATCAGCCGGGACTATGGGGCCAAGCTCGGTGCCGCCGGTGTGTCGGTGATCGACGATAGTGCGGTCTTTCGTATGGACCCCGACGTGCCGTTGGTGGTACCGGAAGTTAACGCCGCCGCCTTAGGTGCGATGAAGAAGGGGATTGTGGCGATTCCCAATTGCACGACGACGCCGCTGGTGATGGCGCTCAAGCCTTTGCAGGATGCGGTGGGGGTCAAGCGGGTCGTGGTGACGACCTTTCAGTCGGTCTCCGGGACCGGTGCGGCTGCAATGGATGAACTGGTCGATCAGACCAAGGCACTCATGACCTTTCAGGACGTGAAGGTGCAGGTCTACCCGTATCAAATTGCCTTCAATTTGCTCCCGCATATCGGGTCATTCGGGGAAGGGGGCGACTGTTCCGAAGAAGTGAAGATCGTGCGTGAAACCAGGAAGATTCTGGATGCGCCGAAGCTGCGTGTGACCGCGACGACAGTGCGAGTGCCGGTCCTGCGGTGTCATTCGGAAGCCATCAACGTCGAGTTGGAGCGCCCGCTCAAGCCGAACGATGCCCGAGCTGCCTTGGCCGCCATGCCCGGCGTGATCGTGTACGATGACCCGACCAAGAAGCTGTATCCCATGCCCTTTGAGGTGTCGGGAAAGGACGAAGTCTACATTGGGCGTGTCCGAGAAGATGAGTCAGTCACCAACGGGCTCAACTTGTGGGTGGTGAGCGACAATCTCCGAAAGGGTGCGGCGCTCAACGCGGTTCAAATCGCGGAATGTCTGATACAATAA
- a CDS encoding DUF2905 domain-containing protein, translating to MAEWSGLGRLLILVGLAVAGVGVLFILADRWPGIGSLFNWIGKLPGDMSIRREHFSVYVPIATSLVLSILLSVVFYLLSWLFRR from the coding sequence ATGGCGGAATGGAGCGGCCTGGGCAGACTCCTGATCCTCGTGGGACTCGCTGTGGCTGGTGTCGGAGTCTTGTTCATTCTGGCGGACCGTTGGCCGGGAATCGGTTCGCTTTTTAACTGGATCGGAAAACTTCCTGGTGACATGTCCATCCGCCGAGAGCATTTCAGCGTTTATGTGCCGATTGCAACCAGTCTGGTGCTCAGCATCCTGCTGAGCGTTGTGTTCTACCTACTTTCATGGCTGTTTCGCCGTTGA
- a CDS encoding SpoIID/LytB domain-containing protein, protein MPFPAGVVLALLIVLTAAIPASAESIRVLVGQDLHQLEVRSEGELAVISDHGDSRAVHAPLHIQSRSDGIHVNGRRMGGDSLTVRPLRSGLTLLMGKDAAASGSTRAAAGAQSAAPQGLPVSGAVKVLRKGRALSVVNQVDLEEYVKGVVPAEVSSAWHSEMLKVQAVAARTYALYNKMLSAAREYDVVATTQDQVYRGRAGVDRRVEDAVEATRGIVVTHQQAPIYAAFSSTAAGPTEDAVNVWLNKDLPYLKGVECPFDLDSPYYQWKASVKIEQLERNLRQQGFAVGTIATLTPIAYSRAGRVARLRILHSDGEVVLRGEDLRKAVGYTIIPSTQFEVESVGAEVTFAGYGAGHAVGLCQWGAKELAELGYSYASILRYYYPGTELQNAAVVPLSAPTLPAPHAP, encoded by the coding sequence GTGCCCTTTCCGGCAGGCGTCGTCCTGGCCCTGCTGATCGTGCTGACGGCAGCCATTCCTGCTTCCGCCGAGTCCATTCGTGTCTTGGTCGGGCAGGATCTCCACCAGCTGGAAGTCCGATCCGAGGGGGAGCTGGCCGTGATCTCGGATCACGGAGACAGCCGCGCCGTGCATGCTCCGCTGCACATTCAGTCGCGATCGGACGGTATTCACGTCAACGGCCGGCGTATGGGGGGGGACTCACTGACCGTTCGGCCCTTGCGCTCGGGCCTCACGCTGTTGATGGGAAAGGATGCCGCTGCGTCGGGATCTACTCGAGCTGCTGCCGGCGCCCAGTCGGCGGCTCCCCAGGGGCTGCCGGTGAGTGGTGCAGTGAAGGTATTGCGCAAGGGACGAGCGCTGTCCGTTGTCAATCAGGTTGACCTGGAAGAATATGTGAAAGGCGTCGTGCCCGCGGAGGTGAGCTCGGCGTGGCATTCCGAAATGCTGAAGGTGCAAGCGGTGGCGGCTCGGACGTATGCGCTCTATAACAAAATGCTAAGCGCCGCGCGCGAGTACGATGTCGTCGCGACGACACAAGACCAGGTCTATCGGGGGCGGGCTGGGGTCGATCGACGGGTGGAAGACGCGGTGGAGGCCACCAGAGGCATCGTCGTCACCCATCAGCAGGCACCGATTTACGCGGCGTTCTCTTCGACAGCCGCGGGGCCCACCGAGGATGCGGTCAACGTGTGGCTAAACAAAGATCTGCCCTATCTGAAAGGCGTCGAGTGTCCCTTTGATTTGGATTCTCCCTATTATCAATGGAAGGCCAGCGTGAAGATCGAACAGTTGGAGCGCAACCTACGGCAGCAGGGTTTTGCCGTGGGAACGATTGCGACCCTCACTCCCATTGCCTATAGCCGGGCCGGACGTGTTGCCCGGCTGCGGATTCTCCATTCCGATGGCGAGGTCGTATTGCGTGGTGAGGATCTTCGCAAGGCAGTGGGCTACACCATCATCCCCAGCACTCAGTTCGAGGTGGAATCAGTTGGTGCCGAAGTGACCTTTGCCGGGTACGGCGCCGGCCATGCGGTGGGACTATGCCAGTGGGGCGCCAAGGAGTTGGCCGAACTCGGCTATTCCTATGCCAGCATTCTTCGCTACTACTATCCCGGTACCGAATTGCAAAATGCCGCCGTTGTTCCCCTGTCTGCCCCAACCCTTCCTGCACCCCATGCTCCTTAG
- the queA gene encoding tRNA preQ1(34) S-adenosylmethionine ribosyltransferase-isomerase QueA: MPPLFPCLPQPFLHPMLLSDFDFPFDPTLVADQPVLPRDQARLLALDRASGLHQHLRVADLPQLLRAGDLVIVNDTKVMQARVPVRVASTGKATELLFVEDLGDGVWSILIKGRLRPGAVLEFSSGVQGEILERSQDRTTLRVTGPAGVSDLMHSAGTMPLPPYIKRLPTQEDLTWYQTIFARREGAIAAPTAGLHFTDELMQRLAASGVGVMNVTLHVGPGTFRPVIVERITEHRMGAERVEVSAQTIEAIERTKACGGRVMAVGTTVVRALESAAYATGRLQPFDGPTELFISPGFPFRVVDALLTNFHLPRTTLLMLVSALVGIERLREAYREAVTQRYRFYSYGDAMLIGEGWPRAT, translated from the coding sequence ATGCCGCCGTTGTTCCCCTGTCTGCCCCAACCCTTCCTGCACCCCATGCTCCTTAGCGATTTCGATTTTCCCTTCGATCCGACCTTGGTGGCCGATCAGCCGGTGCTTCCCCGCGACCAGGCGCGGCTGCTCGCGCTGGATCGTGCGAGCGGTTTGCATCAACACCTCCGCGTAGCCGATTTGCCGCAGCTGTTGCGGGCGGGAGATTTGGTTATCGTCAACGATACTAAGGTGATGCAGGCGCGTGTGCCGGTTCGGGTTGCTTCGACGGGAAAGGCCACCGAATTGCTGTTTGTCGAAGATCTCGGCGATGGGGTGTGGTCGATTTTGATCAAAGGCCGTCTGCGCCCGGGAGCGGTCCTTGAGTTTTCGTCAGGCGTGCAGGGCGAGATCTTGGAGCGGAGTCAGGATCGGACCACGCTCCGGGTGACGGGACCGGCCGGCGTAAGCGACCTGATGCACAGCGCCGGGACGATGCCGCTGCCACCCTACATCAAACGGCTTCCGACCCAGGAGGATCTGACCTGGTATCAAACGATTTTCGCGCGTCGGGAAGGTGCGATTGCGGCGCCGACCGCGGGCCTGCATTTTACCGACGAACTCATGCAACGATTGGCTGCCTCGGGCGTGGGAGTGATGAACGTCACCCTACACGTTGGGCCCGGCACGTTTCGTCCCGTCATCGTCGAACGGATTACGGAACATCGCATGGGTGCGGAGCGGGTCGAGGTCTCGGCTCAGACGATCGAAGCGATCGAACGAACCAAGGCATGCGGTGGTCGCGTGATGGCGGTGGGCACGACGGTGGTGCGGGCGCTGGAGTCGGCGGCATACGCGACCGGGCGGCTGCAGCCTTTCGACGGTCCCACTGAGTTGTTTATCTCGCCGGGTTTCCCGTTTCGAGTGGTGGATGCGCTGCTCACCAACTTTCACCTTCCGCGCACGACACTGCTCATGCTCGTTTCCGCGCTGGTCGGTATCGAACGATTGCGCGAGGCGTACCGGGAAGCCGTGACGCAACGGTATCGATTCTACAGCTATGGCGATGCGATGTTGATCGGCGAGGGGTGGCCGAGGGCTACATGA
- a CDS encoding SurA N-terminal domain-containing protein — translation MIKLLREAAHDYPWFLKSIMGLLALAFIITMGWWGFGQQTGTSVASVGDQQIPQDEFRRAYENTYRFYKDKGQTDIKDEFLKQFVLEQLIENRMWLLTANEMGLTVSDEDLRNAITQRTEFQRNGQFDPDLYRRLLSANHLTPALFEAMETKDILTNKARLVIMDAVALTPSEFSEAQALVTRQAETDPAKAEAAKERIFQSFLFQKQQRALMAYAESMKTKVPIKIHKELM, via the coding sequence ATGATCAAACTGCTTCGCGAAGCCGCGCACGATTATCCCTGGTTTCTGAAATCCATCATGGGGCTCCTTGCCCTCGCCTTCATTATCACGATGGGATGGTGGGGATTCGGACAACAAACCGGAACCAGCGTCGCTTCAGTGGGTGACCAACAAATTCCTCAGGATGAATTCCGTCGCGCCTACGAGAATACGTATCGATTCTACAAAGACAAGGGGCAGACGGACATCAAGGACGAATTTCTCAAGCAGTTCGTGCTCGAGCAGCTGATCGAGAATCGCATGTGGCTGCTTACGGCAAACGAGATGGGGCTGACGGTATCCGACGAGGATCTGCGCAATGCGATCACGCAACGTACCGAGTTTCAGCGCAACGGCCAGTTCGATCCAGATCTGTACCGACGCCTGCTGTCCGCCAATCACTTGACGCCGGCACTGTTCGAAGCGATGGAAACAAAGGACATCCTCACGAACAAAGCCAGACTGGTCATCATGGATGCGGTGGCGTTGACGCCCTCTGAATTCTCCGAAGCCCAGGCACTCGTGACTCGCCAAGCCGAAACCGATCCCGCCAAGGCCGAAGCAGCCAAGGAGCGGATCTTCCAGAGCTTCCTCTTTCAGAAACAGCAGCGAGCCCTGATGGCGTACGCCGAGTCGATGAAGACCAAGGTACCCATCAAGATCCACAAAGAACTCATGTAG